In Sceloporus undulatus isolate JIND9_A2432 ecotype Alabama chromosome 7, SceUnd_v1.1, whole genome shotgun sequence, one DNA window encodes the following:
- the DAZAP1 gene encoding DAZ-associated protein 1 isoform X4 — MTQRNSGPEVEVKRAEPRDSKSQTPGPTSTSQWGSRIMPSAANGWAGQPPPTWQQGYGPQGMWVPAGQALGGYGPPPPGRGAPPPPPPFTSYIVSTPPGGFPPPQGFPQGYGTPPPFSFGYGAPPPPPDQFAPPGVPPPPATPGAAPLAFPPPPPPSQPTQDMSKPPTAQPEFPYSQFGQYVSTNSWRAQDPYVTMLFRAAFPNQMQMCSMTTPTHPLARMVIWDGNDGFWRLDPLGVEGKLAGYGQDLSGFGQGFTDPSQQPPSYGGPSVPPSSGPPAGSSGFGRGQNHNVQGFHPYRR, encoded by the exons GTGGAGGTGAAGCGGGCCGAGCCCCGGGATAGCAAGAGCCAAACTCCAGGGCCCACCAGCACCAGCCAGTGGGGAAGCCGGATCATGCCTAGTGCTGCCAACGGTTGGGCAGGGCAGCCTCCACCTACCTGGCAACAAGGATATGGACCTCAAG GTATGTGGGTACCAGCTGGACAAGCACTTG GTGGATATGGCCCGCCTCCTCCAGGTAGAGGAGCTCCgcctccaccaccaccttttaCCTCGTACATTGTCTCAACACCTCCAGGAGGCTTCCCACCCCCGCAGGGCTTCCCTCAGGGATATGGCACGCCTCCACCCTTCA GCTTTGGATATGGTGCTCCACCTCCTCCACCTGACCAGTTTGCCCCACCTGGTGTTCCTCCACCACCTGCCACTCCTGGGGCAGCACCACTAGCTTtcccaccaccaccgccaccatcTCAGCCAACTCAGGACATGAGCAAGCCACCAACCGCCCAACCAGAATTCCCTTATAGTCAGTTTG GACAGTATGTCTCAACCAACAGCTGGAGGGCTCAGGATCCTTATGTGACCATGTTGTTTAGAGCTGCCTTCCCCAACCAAATGCAGATGTGCTCAATGACAACTCCCACTCACCCCTTGGCCAGGATGGTTATATGGGATGGAAATGATGGGTTTTGGCGTCTTGACCCATTGGGGGTGGAGGGAAAGCTAGCTG gATACGGACAAGACTTGAGTGGTTTTGGACAGGGCTTCACCGACCCCAGCCAACAGCCCCCCTCCTATGGAGGCCCTTCAGTTCCACCTTCGAGTGGGCCGCCCGCAGGGAGCAGTGGTTTTGGCCGTGGACAGAACCATAACGTTCAAGGCTTCCATCCCTACCGACGCTAG